GGGACCACTGAGCAGATCGGTACTACGAGGCGCAGCCACGCTCGGTGGGCTCAGTTTGTGGCCGCTCATCGCCGCGGCCGATTTTGTCGGCCACAATCTCGGCCCCAATGCCTACCAGTGGTAAACCTCCGCCCGGGTGAGCGGTACCGCCCACGAGGTAAAGACCGGGAATCGCGCCGGTATTGCTAGGTCGGTGCAGTACCGACATCGCGCCGTGGGAAGCCGTGCCATAGATCGCGCCATCACCGGAGCCATCAGTACCGGCCAAGTTCACCGGGGTCTGAACTTTCCGCCAGCGGATGCGATCGCGGACGTCACAGCCACGCTCTGCTAGTAGTTGCAGCAGGTGATCGGCGTACTGCTCGACCGTTGCCGGATCGCTGTAGTCGAAGGTGTCTCTGCTGCCATCGCCATGCCGCGGCGCATTGACCAACAGGAACCAGGCCTCACAACCCGCAGGCGCCATGGTCGGGTCCGGTGGTCGGCACACGTAGATCGCGGGATCCTTCGGCAGACGACCAGCGGCGAGATCGGTGAACTCAACGTCGTAGTTGTCCGGCAACCATACGTTGTGGTGATGCAGATCTTCCGAAACTCCGTCTAATGCCAGCAGTAGTGCGAAGCCGGAGTAGGAGTGATCGCGGGTGCGGGGAGGTTTGGCACCCAGCAGTTGTGGCAGGCCACGGGCATCCGAGTCGGAGACCACAATGTCAGCGCCGATCAGTTCACCGTCGGTCAGCCGGACTCCGGTCACGCCAGCGTCGTTGTGCTCGATGGCCTGCACCTCGGTATTGGTGCGAATCGTGCAGCCCACTTGCTCCACCCGCCGGTGTAGCGCGGCGGCGAGTTGCCCCAGTCCGCCGCCGATATGCCACAAACCGAAGGTCTGTTCTACGAACGGAATCGTGATCAGTGCGCCAGGTGCTTTGCGTGGCTGGGAACCGCTGTAGGTGGCGTAACGATCCAGGATGCGCGGTAGGTGGTTGCCGGGCAGATACTTATGGCCGGTGCGATGCAATGACCGCCACGGTGCCACCGTGCGTAGCCGTTGCGGGGAACGCGCCATGCCAGCAAGTTGCCGAGTGCTCACCTCGGAACCCAGTACGTCCTCGCGGGTCAGGGCCCAGACCTCACCGGCACGACGCATCAACGTCCGCCAGGCGTCGCCTTCCTCAGTGCTGAACTGATCCGTGACCGCAGCCGCAGTACGGCCAACACTCGAGCCCGGCAGTCGCAGTACGCGATCGGTGAACCCGTAACGGAAGCCTGGTTCCACCTCCTGCAGGTCAACCTCATGTTCCAGTGGTCGACCGGTCTTGAGGAATAAATCCAAATACACCGCGGGCAGGGTGAACAGGCTCGGTCCGACGTCAAACGAAAAACCCTGATCGGACCAGGTGTGTAGTTTGCCGCCAACCCGATCACTGCGTTCCAGTACGGTCACGGCATGGCCCTTGGCACCCAGGCGCGCCGCAGCGGCCAAGCCGCCAGCCCCAGCACCTACAACGCAGATTCTTGCCACGACGCCAGCCTAGGCGGTCGCGCGGTGCACCGTTGGGTGTAGGTGGTCTGGTTAGTTGCGACACCGGTAATCTGCAGCTCGATCGCCGCGTTGCCGGTGTGCTGCTGGTTCAGTTCGGAACTGGTTGTGGCGTGACCGGTCGACCGCGCCAGGTATTGGTGCCGCGGCGGTGTTGTAGTACTGAACGGGTCGTCAGCGCGGCGAATGCGGCCACCGATAGCGGATGCAGCGCCACATCTGGCCAGCCGCGGCTACCGGTTGCTTGGGCGGCTATCGTCCGATTGGCCACTCCGGCCAGGTAGCCGGTGACTGCCAGCGTTTGTAGTCGCCAAGAGCGGCTCACCAATCCCGCCAATGGCAGCACATAGATCGCAACCAATCCGGCGCTGACGGCCAGACCTCGTTTCGGTCCACCAAAGGCTCGCCACAGCGACTTGCTGTAGCCGGCCACAACCTCGGCATCGCTGCGATACATCAAACAATGAGCGACCGTTGCGGCATCGGCTAGCCCGGCGCGATAGCCGCGGCGCTTCACTGCTCGGGCGAGTTCGATGTCATCGAGCACCTCACCGCGGACCGCGGCATGGCCACCAATGGCGTGATAGGCAGCTGCATCAAAGATCAGGAATTGACCGTTAGCTGCGGCCAGGCTGGGATCTGATCGAGACTCTGCCAGATCCAGTGGCAGCGTGGTGAGCCATGACCACTGCTGCAGCGGCTGCAAGAGTCGAGCAAGAGGGGTGGTGGCTTGTTGCTGCGGCCAGGCAGATAGTAACTGCAGGTCTCGTTGCCGTAGTTCGCCCACGGCGGCAGCGACCGCTGTGGGTTTCAATCGAACATCTGCGTCCACGAACACAACTACCGATGCGTCAGTAGTGGCTGCGAGTCGGTGACAAGCCCACGGCTTTCCTAACCATCCTGCCGGCGGGTCCCCGGTGCCGCGCTCAATCTTGATACGGGGATCGTCAGCGGCCGTCTGTCGTGCTAGTTCGGCAGTGCCGTCACTGGAGTCATCGTCGAGTACTCGAACAGTCAGGTTCGCGATCCCTTGCTGCTGGCGCAGTGACTCGATACAGCCAGCAATGTGGGTTGCCTCATCGCGAGCGGGGACAAGAACTGCGACCGGTTCCGCAGTGGTTGCGGGCGGCGCAGTGGCTAGGTGTCGCAGCAACTTCGAGTTACGCCTTGCGTGGAGCAGGCCGGCGCTAGCCACTGCTGTGGCAGTGGCTATTAACGCGACGGCGGTGCGCCCGCCCCATCGACTAGCCATCGTCAAGTTGCAGGGTTCGTAGTCGCAGTACCAGTATCGCCATCGGGATTCCCAGCGCGACGCCACCGACTAGCGCAACTGCCGGGCGACCGAGGAATACGGCGTTGGCTATGACATTTCCGACATATACCCACGTCAGCGCGGTCATGGGTTGCGCGATCGGTGCTCCTGGTCGCGCCGGGAGCAGCATCGTGAGCAGCGACATGAGAATCAGTGCCGCGATGACCCAGCCCAGGTAGTTACTTATCGGGATGCCCGGCAGTCCCGGGATCGCTGGTTCGGTACTACTCCATACCCAGTGACCTTCCGCAACCATCTGCGGGTCGAGAAACAGGTCCCAGGTCGCCAGAAGTCCGGCACCCAATGCGATGCGTGCCAGTCGATTCCAGCCAGTACGTTCGACTACTGCATGGATGGGGTAGGCCATCATCGCCCACGCCATCGGGATGAGTAACGGCACAGCGCCTAGGTGTGGCCCCAATCGATCGGTGTATTCGTACTCACCAAACGGCCACCCGGTATTGGTGCCTAGTGCCTCAATCGTCCAGCCGAAACTGCAAGCAATCGCGAAGCAGGCCAGCGTCCATGCTGCCCCTCGACTGCTCAGGCTGTGGGTCAGTGACGCGGCGAAGAGCAGTGTGACCCCCGCGATGGTTAGCGCATCACGGGTCGTGCCCTCGGTGAGAATCCACAGAATGTTCGAAAGTACCCACAGCGCGGTCAGTGTCCAGCCAATAATGCTGCCCACCCGCTTACCGCGGTGGGATCGCTGCTGCTGGATGGCGGGGGAGGTGGTGCTCACGATGCTGGTGGTGTTCGGTCCTGGTTGGTTGGTAGGTCACCTACTTCTGCGGCGGTGCCAGCAGTAAGGCGTAGAAGTTGAGCGTAGTTGCTCGGGAATACCCAATTGGGGTCGCCCGCCGGAACCCACATGGTGGTGGAGCGTGACAGTGAAATATCCAAGACGACGTGACTGCGGGTTTCGGTTGCGACTGGGGCGATTCCACCGGCGACGTGGCCAGTGCGTTCCTCGACTGATTCGGGGGTCATTTCGACAAGGCCTGATTCACCAAGCACTCCGTTGAGTTGGATGGGATCTGCATCGTGCCCCTCGGGTAGTAGCACTAAAAAGAAGTGATCAGCGTTGCTGTGAAACAGGTGGCTGGTCACTATTAGTTGACCGGGGGAGTTGCTGACAATCTCGCGGGCCTGACTGATTGGTGTCGCGTCACCGCGCCAACCGAGCTCTGTCAGTCGAGCCACAACTCGCGTCACCACTGCTGGTGGCGCGGCTGACTCCCGCTCATCCATGATCGCAGCGTAGTGGGTACTGGGGAGAAAAGGGACCAATCGGGTGTTCCCGACAGTAGGTCTTGACCGTTGTCGGACCACTGACGTAGCGTTCACTACATCGAACATATGTTCGATAAAACCCAGGTACTCATCGGGCAGATACCAAGTATCACGCCACGGTGATCACCATCGGATGCAGTCACTGAACATGCGTCTGGGCCGACCTTCCCCGGCGGGGCCTAGCCCCACCGATCGACCCGTCATGCCTAAAAGGAGGTAGTCATGAGTCGTCGCTATAGCGACCAAATCCGAGTCATGGT
The sequence above is a segment of the Actinomycetes bacterium genome. Coding sequences within it:
- the crtI gene encoding phytoene desaturase, giving the protein MARICVVGAGAGGLAAAARLGAKGHAVTVLERSDRVGGKLHTWSDQGFSFDVGPSLFTLPAVYLDLFLKTGRPLEHEVDLQEVEPGFRYGFTDRVLRLPGSSVGRTAAAVTDQFSTEEGDAWRTLMRRAGEVWALTREDVLGSEVSTRQLAGMARSPQRLRTVAPWRSLHRTGHKYLPGNHLPRILDRYATYSGSQPRKAPGALITIPFVEQTFGLWHIGGGLGQLAAALHRRVEQVGCTIRTNTEVQAIEHNDAGVTGVRLTDGELIGADIVVSDSDARGLPQLLGAKPPRTRDHSYSGFALLLALDGVSEDLHHHNVWLPDNYDVEFTDLAAGRLPKDPAIYVCRPPDPTMAPAGCEAWFLLVNAPRHGDGSRDTFDYSDPATVEQYADHLLQLLAERGCDVRDRIRWRKVQTPVNLAGTDGSGDGAIYGTASHGAMSVLHRPSNTGAIPGLYLVGGTAHPGGGLPLVGIGAEIVADKIGRGDERPQTEPTERGCAS
- a CDS encoding glycosyltransferase encodes the protein MASRWGGRTAVALIATATAVASAGLLHARRNSKLLRHLATAPPATTAEPVAVLVPARDEATHIAGCIESLRQQQGIANLTVRVLDDDSSDGTAELARQTAADDPRIKIERGTGDPPAGWLGKPWACHRLAATTDASVVVFVDADVRLKPTAVAAAVGELRQRDLQLLSAWPQQQATTPLARLLQPLQQWSWLTTLPLDLAESRSDPSLAAANGQFLIFDAAAYHAIGGHAAVRGEVLDDIELARAVKRRGYRAGLADAATVAHCLMYRSDAEVVAGYSKSLWRAFGGPKRGLAVSAGLVAIYVLPLAGLVSRSWRLQTLAVTGYLAGVANRTIAAQATGSRGWPDVALHPLSVAAFAALTTRSVLQHRRGTNTWRGRPVTPQPVPN
- a CDS encoding carotenoid biosynthesis protein, with product MGSIIGWTLTALWVLSNILWILTEGTTRDALTIAGVTLLFAASLTHSLSSRGAAWTLACFAIACSFGWTIEALGTNTGWPFGEYEYTDRLGPHLGAVPLLIPMAWAMMAYPIHAVVERTGWNRLARIALGAGLLATWDLFLDPQMVAEGHWVWSSTEPAIPGLPGIPISNYLGWVIAALILMSLLTMLLPARPGAPIAQPMTALTWVYVGNVIANAVFLGRPAVALVGGVALGIPMAILVLRLRTLQLDDG